GGAGTTGAAGCCGATCAGGGAGACTTCCTCGCCCACCTTGATCTTGCCGCGCTCGATCCGCCCGGTGGCCACCGTGCCGCGGCCGGTGATCGAGAAGACGTCCTCGACCGGCATCAGGAACGGCTTGTCCACCTCGCGCTTCGGCTGCGGGATCGACACGTCCAGCGCGTCGAGGAGCTCCCACATCTTCTTGACCCACTGCTCCTCGCCCTTGATCGCGCCGATCGCCGAGCCGCGGATCACCGGGAGCTCGTCGCCCGGGAACTCGTACTTGCTCAGCAGCTCGCGCACCTCGAGCTCCACCAGGTCCAGCAGCTCGGGGTCGTCGACCAGGTCGCACTTGTTGAGGAACACCACCACGTACGGCACGTTCACCTGGCGGGCCAGGAGGATGTGCTCGCGGGTCTGCGGCATCGGGCCGTCGACCGCGCTCACCACGAGGATGGCGCCGTCCATCTGCGCCGCGCCCGTGATCATGTTCTTCACGTAGTCGGCGTGGCCCGGGCAGTCCACGTGGGCGTAGTGCCGCTTCTCGGTGCTGTACTCCACGTGGCTCGTCGCGATCGTCAGGATCTTGGTCGGGTCGCGGCGGCCCTGCGACTCGGACGCCTTGGCGACGGAGTCATAGGGGACGTAGGCCGAGAGGCCCTTGTCGGCCGTCACCTTGGTGAGCGCGGCCGTCGTGGTGGTCTTGCCGTGGTCCACGTGCCCGATGGTGCCGACGTTCACGTGGGGCTTGGTCCGGTCGAATTTGGCTTTGGCCATGGGGTCCTCGTGGTTATCCCTTCTTTTTCGCGATGATCGCTTCGGCAATCGACTTCGGAACTTCCTCGTAGTGCGCGAATTCCATCGAGTACACCGCCCGCCCCTGCGTCATGCTGCGCAGCTGGGTGGAGTACCCGAACATCTCCTTGAGCGGCACGTGCGCGGCCACCACCTGGGCCTCGCCCCGCTGGGTCATCCCGCCGACCTTGCCGCGGCGCCCCGAGAGGTCGCCCACGACGTTGCCGAGGAAGTCCGACGGGGTCACCACCTCGACCTCCATCACCGGCTCCAGGATGATCGGCTTGGCCTGCGACGCCGCCGTCTTGAACGCCATCGAGCCGGCGATCTTGAACGCCATCTCGCTCGAGTCGACGTCGTGGTAGCTGCCGTAGACCAGCGTCGCCTTCACGTCGACCACCGGGTACCCGGCCTGGATGCCGTTCTCCAGCGCCTCGCGGATGCCCGCCTCCACCGGCTTGATGAACTCCCGGGGGATCACGCCGCCGACGATCTTGTCCTCGAAGATGAAGCCCTCGCCGGGCTTCGACGGCTCGAGGTGGATCACCACGTGGCCGTACTGGCCCTTGCCGCCCGACTGCCGGATGAACTTGCCCTCGACGTCACTCACCTTGCGGGTGATCGTCTCGCGGAAGGCCACCTGCGGCTGGCCCACGTTCGCCTCGACCTTGAACTCCCGCTTCATGCGGTCGACCAGGATCTCGAGGTGCAGCTCGCCCATGCCGGCGATGATCGTCTGGCTGGTCTCGGCGTCGGTCCGCACCCGGAAGGTGGGATCCTCCTCCTGCAGCTTCTGCAGGGCGATCGCCAGCTTGTCCTGGTCCGCCTTGGTCTTCGGCTCGATGGCGACGTCGATGACCGGGTTCGGGAACTTCATCGCCTCGAGGATGATCGGACTATCCTCGTCACAGAGGGTGTCCCCGGTCCGGGTGTCCTTGAGGCCGATCGCGGCGCCGATGT
The Gemmatimonadota bacterium DNA segment above includes these coding regions:
- the tuf gene encoding elongation factor Tu, which produces MAKAKFDRTKPHVNVGTIGHVDHGKTTTTAALTKVTADKGLSAYVPYDSVAKASESQGRRDPTKILTIATSHVEYSTEKRHYAHVDCPGHADYVKNMITGAAQMDGAILVVSAVDGPMPQTREHILLARQVNVPYVVVFLNKCDLVDDPELLDLVELEVRELLSKYEFPGDELPVIRGSAIGAIKGEEQWVKKMWELLDALDVSIPQPKREVDKPFLMPVEDVFSITGRGTVATGRIERGKIKVGEEVSLIGFNSDKKTTVTGVEMFRKLLDDGQAGDNVGLLLRGVEKTEIERGMVLAKTGSITPHTEFMAEVYVLTKEEGGRHTPFFKGYRPQFYFRTTDVTGSCELPEGVEMVMPGDNIQMRITLIIPIAMDEGLRFAIREGGRTVGAGVVTKILK